In Streptomyces alboniger, the following are encoded in one genomic region:
- a CDS encoding DUF4231 domain-containing protein, giving the protein MRVRLRRLGRRQPPAPETGHDALLAYAEEELAWYAGTRDRARRLHQLTELTALITGAATVVAAGIQAPAAVTASLAGAAVFIGGFRQVFQHVDRWVLAAESWTSLRVEVHRYRLLTDEDRDQSARERLLQKIEEVAATEVTAWASGRRAAGGGAAHQGQITP; this is encoded by the coding sequence GTGCGAGTGCGCCTACGGAGACTAGGAAGACGACAGCCACCGGCTCCGGAAACGGGCCACGACGCTCTGCTCGCTTACGCCGAGGAGGAGTTGGCCTGGTACGCGGGAACGCGCGACCGAGCCCGGCGGCTCCATCAGCTGACCGAACTGACAGCTTTGATCACCGGCGCTGCGACTGTGGTCGCCGCCGGGATCCAGGCGCCTGCGGCGGTCACGGCGTCCCTGGCCGGAGCGGCTGTGTTCATCGGCGGGTTCCGGCAGGTCTTTCAGCACGTCGACCGCTGGGTTCTGGCCGCAGAGAGTTGGACGAGCCTGCGCGTGGAAGTCCATCGCTACCGGCTCCTCACGGATGAGGACCGCGACCAATCGGCGCGGGAACGACTCCTGCAGAAGATCGAAGAGGTCGCCGCAACTGAGGTCACGGCGTGGGCTTCAGGCCGTCGCGCGGCTGGAGGAGGAGCCGCGCACCAAGGCCAGATCACTCCGTGA